From a region of the Monodelphis domestica isolate mMonDom1 chromosome 8, mMonDom1.pri, whole genome shotgun sequence genome:
- the LOC107649749 gene encoding small integral membrane protein 1-like, with amino-acid sequence KTDTNVSTPESSGCERVYNKLCTGKLGIAMKVVGRIVLFWVIFIIGYVTGYYIHKYK; translated from the coding sequence aaAACTGACACGAATGTGTCGACACCAGAGAGCTCTGGCTGTGAGCGGGTCTACAATAAACTATGTACTGGGAAGCTGGGCATCGCTATGAAGGTGGTAGGCAGAATCGTTCTATTCTGGGTCATCTTCATCATCGGCTACGTCACTGGGTACTACATCCACAAGTACAAGTAG